In the Nitrospinota bacterium genome, TGAGATTGAGATAATGAAAGAAGGCCTTCATCCTGAATATTTTGAGACCACAGTGCGGTGTGCATGTGGAAGCGAAGTGCAAACCCATACAACCCTGAAAGATCTGCATGTGGAGATTTGTTCCAAGTGCCACCCGTTCTTCACCGGTAAGCAGAAACTTGTGGATACTGCTGGTCGCATTGAGAAATTCAAACGCAAATACGCCAAGGCACAACCGGCTAAAGCACAGGAAACTGCGAATCCACAATAAGCGAGTTCATCCTCTTTTCCCTTTACCCCGCTTCTGGGGTTTTTTTCTAGAAACCACCCATGTTTGATAAGCTGAAATCTGTTGAGAAGCGTTACAATGACCTCAACCAGTTTCTCAGTGATCCTGAAATAATTTCCCAACAGTCAGAATTTCAGAAGTACGCTCGAGAGCAATCTGAACTGCAGCCTATAGTCCTGCGATTTCAGGAATTCCAAAAAATCAGCCAGCAAATTGACGAGAATAATAAGATCCTGGAAGAAGAGCAGGATCCGGAACTGCTCGAAATGGCTCAAGAAGACCTTGCCGAACTGGTTGACCAGAAACAGAAAGCGGAAGAAGATCTGAAAATACTTATGCTTCCTAAAGACCCTCGTGATGACCGCAATGTTATTGTGGAGATTCGCGCTGGCACCGGAGGTGAAGAGGCGGGAATTTTTTCTGGTGATTTGTTCCGTATGTATTCAAGGTACGCCGAGGAAAAAAAATGGCAGGTGGATATTTTAAGCTCCAGTCTGTCCGCCAAGGGAGGATTTAAAGAAGTTATCTTCAGCATTGTAGGAAAAGGTGCTTATAGCAAGCTGAAGTTCGAGGGGGGGACTCACCGAGTTCAAAGAGTTCCGGATACAGAAAGCCAGGGACGCATTCACACTTCTGCTGTGACCGTTGCAGTTTTGCCGGAGGTGGAGGATGTAGACATCAAGATTAATCCGGCAGATATAAAAATAGATGTCTATCGTTCATCGGGTCCAGGCGGCCAGAGTGTCAACACTACCGATTCAGCGGTCCGGTTGACCCATATCCCTACTGGAATGATCGTTACATGCCAGGATGAAAAATCACAGCATAAAAACCGGGAGAAAGCCATGAAGGTTTTAAGGGCTCGGTTATATGATGAGGAGCAAAGGAAGCAACAGGAGTCTATGGCCAGTGAACGTAAGCAACAGGTGGGATCTGGAGACCGTAGTGGACGTATTCGTACTTACAACTATCCCCAGGAGCGTGTGACTGACCACAGAATTGGCCTGACTCTCCACAAGCTGTCTTTAGTGATGGAGGGA is a window encoding:
- the rpmE gene encoding 50S ribosomal protein L31, producing MKEGLHPEYFETTVRCACGSEVQTHTTLKDLHVEICSKCHPFFTGKQKLVDTAGRIEKFKRKYAKAQPAKAQETANPQ
- the prfA gene encoding peptide chain release factor 1 produces the protein MFDKLKSVEKRYNDLNQFLSDPEIISQQSEFQKYAREQSELQPIVLRFQEFQKISQQIDENNKILEEEQDPELLEMAQEDLAELVDQKQKAEEDLKILMLPKDPRDDRNVIVEIRAGTGGEEAGIFSGDLFRMYSRYAEEKKWQVDILSSSLSAKGGFKEVIFSIVGKGAYSKLKFEGGTHRVQRVPDTESQGRIHTSAVTVAVLPEVEDVDIKINPADIKIDVYRSSGPGGQSVNTTDSAVRLTHIPTGMIVTCQDEKSQHKNREKAMKVLRARLYDEEQRKQQESMASERKQQVGSGDRSGRIRTYNYPQERVTDHRIGLTLHKLSLVMEGDLTEIIEALTLHFQAQALKGE